Proteins from a genomic interval of Acidobacteriota bacterium:
- a CDS encoding glutamine amidotransferase, producing MDRLFESLFKYRFFLFREGDLTFDSPVSAWWLLPAVALAGGAAFWAYRRRSSGSQARWRPELLIVLRALTLILLLVLLFRPSLRVSTHLPRKSRIALLIDGSQSMTLAHDSGRSRWEAALGWLDPGAGSVLADLEERFQLQILRFDRDIREIQPGSNLPPTGSGTSLEAALSAVRNHRGEGQPLAGVVLLSDGADNLSRKLPQVLENFRRERIPVHTVAVGRESLGKDIQVSQVTFAPRILPGSSTRGVVSLTSVGYPGRIVSVEVRESGTLVASQPVTLNGSDTSQLVELSLKPEGTGLKHYTVSVAPQPGEAIQRNNRRHLLLHVEDSRPKILYLEGTPRWEFKFIRRALQKDRNLQLVTLLRTSDNKFYHQGLEGEDTLAAGFPQTPDQLYPYKGLILGSIESGFFTPSQQKTIVDFVGERGGGFMMLGGRSSFDAGGYAGTDIANMLPVHLGDRDAESSYVTDGLNFDPTAYGRQHPVLQLVSDPAANLRRWRNLPPISAYNRISRAKPGAAVLARGGRGGRRAILLAAHRFGSGRAIAFMPATSWHWQMGLPHTDRTHTTFWRQLLRWLVASSSDPLQVTFDRNIYQDEDAVGIQVAVKDAFFNPAGDRDVVATIASPGAATDRLALRRNGIDYAGRFQPSESGIHQVSVKASRDGLRSESAEAFFLVTRTHREFFDAEANPRFLRRIARETGGRHYALGDAAGLPEEITYADSPNTVLQVLPLWDMPFIFILLGALLCSEWFLRKRWGWV from the coding sequence ATGGACAGGTTGTTCGAGTCTCTCTTCAAGTACCGGTTCTTCCTTTTCCGTGAAGGCGATCTCACCTTCGACAGCCCTGTTTCCGCCTGGTGGCTCCTGCCGGCAGTGGCGCTGGCGGGCGGCGCGGCCTTCTGGGCTTACCGTCGCCGGTCGTCCGGGAGCCAGGCCCGGTGGAGGCCGGAACTGCTGATCGTCCTGAGGGCGCTCACGTTGATCCTGCTGCTGGTGTTACTGTTTCGCCCCTCCCTCCGGGTCTCCACCCATCTTCCCAGAAAAAGTAGAATCGCCCTTCTCATCGACGGCTCCCAGAGCATGACGCTCGCCCACGACTCGGGTCGGAGCCGCTGGGAGGCAGCGCTCGGGTGGCTCGATCCAGGAGCGGGAAGTGTCCTGGCCGATCTGGAAGAACGCTTCCAGCTCCAGATACTCCGTTTTGACCGCGATATCCGGGAAATCCAGCCGGGCTCCAATCTTCCTCCCACCGGGAGCGGCACCAGTCTCGAGGCCGCTCTATCCGCCGTGAGAAATCACCGGGGAGAGGGCCAACCCCTGGCCGGTGTGGTCCTCCTCAGCGACGGCGCCGACAATCTTTCCAGGAAACTGCCGCAGGTCCTGGAAAACTTCCGGCGGGAACGGATTCCCGTCCATACGGTGGCGGTCGGCCGGGAGAGCCTCGGCAAGGACATCCAGGTGTCGCAAGTCACCTTTGCCCCGCGAATCCTTCCGGGATCCTCCACCCGAGGGGTGGTATCCCTGACCAGTGTCGGGTATCCCGGCCGGATAGTCTCGGTGGAGGTCCGGGAGTCGGGAACGCTCGTCGCCTCCCAACCGGTTACCCTGAACGGGTCCGATACCAGCCAGCTCGTCGAGCTGAGCCTGAAGCCGGAAGGGACGGGTCTGAAGCACTACACGGTCTCGGTGGCGCCCCAACCCGGTGAAGCCATCCAGCGCAACAACCGCCGGCACCTGTTGCTCCACGTGGAGGACTCCCGCCCCAAGATCCTTTATCTGGAAGGAACGCCGCGCTGGGAATTCAAGTTCATCCGACGAGCTCTCCAAAAAGACCGCAACCTCCAACTGGTGACCCTCCTCCGAACCTCTGACAACAAGTTCTACCACCAGGGACTTGAAGGTGAGGACACGTTGGCTGCAGGATTTCCCCAGACCCCGGACCAACTCTATCCCTACAAGGGGCTGATCCTGGGCAGCATCGAATCCGGCTTCTTCACCCCGTCCCAACAGAAGACGATCGTGGATTTCGTGGGTGAGCGCGGTGGTGGATTCATGATGTTGGGAGGGCGCAGCTCCTTCGACGCCGGAGGATATGCCGGCACCGACATCGCCAACATGTTGCCGGTGCATCTCGGAGACCGGGACGCGGAAAGCTCCTACGTCACCGATGGGTTGAACTTCGATCCGACGGCCTATGGTAGACAACATCCTGTCCTTCAACTGGTTTCCGACCCTGCAGCCAACCTCCGGCGATGGCGAAACCTGCCGCCGATCTCCGCCTACAACCGGATCTCGCGCGCCAAGCCGGGAGCAGCGGTGCTGGCCCGCGGCGGACGCGGAGGACGCCGGGCCATCCTGCTGGCCGCCCATCGCTTCGGTAGCGGGAGGGCCATCGCCTTCATGCCGGCGACCTCATGGCACTGGCAGATGGGACTGCCGCACACCGATCGGACCCACACCACCTTCTGGCGTCAACTCCTGCGATGGCTGGTGGCCTCATCCTCCGATCCCCTCCAGGTGACATTCGATCGGAACATCTATCAGGATGAGGATGCGGTTGGGATCCAGGTTGCGGTCAAGGATGCTTTCTTCAACCCGGCCGGTGATCGGGACGTGGTAGCCACCATCGCTTCGCCCGGAGCCGCGACCGACCGGCTGGCCCTGCGCCGGAACGGCATCGACTACGCAGGTCGGTTTCAACCCAGCGAAAGTGGCATCCACCAAGTCAGTGTCAAGGCATCCCGAGACGGGCTGAGGTCGGAATCGGCCGAGGCCTTCTTTCTGGTCACCCGGACTCATCGCGAGTTCTTCGACGCCGAGGCCAACCCCCGCTTTCTCCGGCGGATCGCTCGGGAAACCGGCGGGCGCCACTACGCCTTGGGGGACGCCGCTGGACTACCGGAGGAAATCACCTATGCAGACAGCCCCAACACGGTGCTCCAGGTGCTGCCACTGTGGGACATGCCCTTTATTTTCATACTGTTGGGAGCTCTACTGTGTTCGGAGTGGTTTCTCCGCAAACGATGGGGATGGGTTTGA
- a CDS encoding DUF4159 domain-containing protein — protein MANSFHWSRGLAGVLLLAALLAQAAQRPDGETNRAGPEGVPLQSDNQAKLPKKEFTFARLVFRGGSGWRFGAWATDAPKADVTFIAGIRRLTNLDVRQSQFYVPITSPELFHYPFLYAVEVGYLELSEQEAEILREYFRRGGFMVVDDFHGTLEWSNFQSQMHKVFPGGRIEDLPTSHPMFHCFFDIDEIFQIPGVIMFYSGTTYEKDGYNPHFRGVFDGDGQLKVMVNFNSDLGDAWEWADVPFYPEKYSSAAYRLGINYIIYSMTH, from the coding sequence ATGGCTAACTCATTCCATTGGTCCCGAGGCCTGGCCGGAGTTCTCCTGCTGGCGGCACTGCTGGCGCAGGCCGCCCAACGCCCGGATGGGGAAACGAACCGGGCAGGCCCGGAAGGAGTCCCCCTCCAGTCCGACAATCAGGCCAAGCTGCCGAAAAAGGAGTTCACCTTTGCCCGCCTGGTGTTCCGCGGGGGGTCGGGATGGCGCTTCGGGGCCTGGGCGACCGATGCGCCCAAGGCGGACGTCACCTTCATTGCGGGCATCCGGAGACTGACCAACCTGGATGTCCGCCAATCTCAATTCTACGTTCCCATCACCTCACCGGAATTGTTTCACTACCCCTTCCTGTACGCCGTCGAAGTCGGCTATCTGGAGCTTTCGGAACAAGAGGCGGAGATTCTTCGAGAGTACTTCAGGCGGGGCGGCTTCATGGTGGTGGACGACTTCCACGGCACCCTGGAATGGTCCAACTTCCAAAGTCAAATGCACAAGGTCTTTCCCGGGGGCAGGATCGAGGATCTGCCGACCTCTCACCCCATGTTCCACTGTTTCTTCGACATCGACGAGATCTTTCAAATCCCTGGTGTCATCATGTTCTACAGCGGCACCACCTATGAGAAGGACGGCTACAACCCCCATTTCCGCGGTGTCTTCGATGGGGACGGACAGCTCAAGGTCATGGTCAACTTCAACTCGGACCTGGGAGATGCCTGGGAGTGGGCCGACGTTCCCTTCTATCCCGAGAAGTACTCTTCGGCCGCCTACCGGCTCGGCATCAACTACATCATTTACTCGATGACCCATTAG
- a CDS encoding FG-GAP-like repeat-containing protein, which yields MNTNRHEARRTSFNHNRRLDLLLVVVLALGPIGCQSVGPAGSLRAADAESAEESTSAEARLIYHNNIGIALLEQFHHEKALEEFARCRTIRQDFLPAIVNSGLAHFYLQQLEESEKLLKQALSLNDGQPTALFAMGLIHKNQDRLELALESFRKILLQDPLDPPTLYQVGQILLKREEYDQAEKVLRQVVQLSPYDTAAHYSLAMSLLRGGNRDEGQKVMQRFLGLRESGGMSSTGTQYGEQGKYMLATGEYSEIKDLLPQPPSADAETPVRFSEVGREAGLTLQQSAGRQTGRSDSTPPVKVDPADPVRQRAARMGSGAAFGDYDADGDLDLYLARCGPDAARSGGLLYRNDGLGRFEEVSRQAGIDHRDCGMGAYWGDLDNDGHTDLFLTNYGANRLYRNLGDGTFTDGTAAAGVAGGNHWHLAAALADYDHDGDLDIYVGRFQDAGSSAGRKSGDSPDNAAAGGTHLFRNNGEGVFTDLAESARVLAPGDRLFSVVFTDFDNRRDVDFWTVAVGGPNRLYSNQRVGTFLDLGKPLDHLSSLPAHSVSTADLDKDGRMDFLLGPVSGPLTWVRNLGRQEFRADELAFPGISARNRSWTSHAFDYDNDGDLDVLEVRGPAPGASPKGSGLELYRNRGEGSFEVATAESGLDRFRDRAFRSATLGDYDNDGDTDLLLTVNGGRPLLLRNQGGNRNRWVKIRLKGTNSNKSGIGTKVEVKSGTLWQKVEINGGSGYLSQSPPEVLFGLGQRNSVDALRLLWPGGVLQSETDLPVNRVRLVNELDRKGTSCPLLYTWNGRRYQFVTDFLGGCAIGYLLSPGRYNTPDTDEYIRIDSSQLKARDGRYSLRINNQLEEVLYIDQAELLVLDHPEELQLYPNERLMPGPPYPQFRIYAARGARPPVSARDHQGRDVLPLISRVDRRYPDRFRLLPFKGYAEEHSLVLDLGDLSDRTPVTLLMTAWIDYADSTANYQASQSQARLVPPYLQVKDQKGDWRTVIPQMGFPAGLPKTMVVDLSGKFLTDDYRVRIVTSMRIYWDQILVNTYPEPPTLRQHRLSPQSADLRFRGFPREYSPDGRRPLIYDYGWIHPTAPWKSHMGNYTRFGPVTELLHDRDDRYVIMRNGDEIHLDYDATGLPELPQDWQRTFLLYADGFGKDMDPHSAAPEFVTPLPFHGMTKYPYGKAEGYPDTPSHRRYLREYNTRRVSSPYPDLRPVQLSRAE from the coding sequence ATGAACACAAATAGACACGAAGCCCGACGGACCTCCTTCAACCACAACCGGCGCCTCGACCTGCTCCTGGTGGTCGTCCTGGCCCTGGGACCGATTGGCTGCCAATCTGTAGGGCCTGCCGGTTCCCTCCGAGCCGCCGACGCGGAATCGGCTGAGGAATCCACTTCGGCCGAAGCCCGCCTGATCTACCACAACAATATCGGCATCGCGCTGCTGGAGCAGTTCCATCACGAAAAGGCCCTGGAGGAATTCGCCCGCTGCCGGACCATCCGCCAGGACTTCCTGCCCGCCATCGTCAACAGCGGGCTGGCGCACTTCTACCTCCAGCAACTGGAGGAGTCGGAAAAGCTCTTGAAGCAGGCTTTGAGCCTGAATGACGGCCAGCCGACCGCCCTGTTTGCCATGGGCCTCATCCACAAGAACCAGGACCGGTTGGAGCTTGCTCTGGAATCCTTCCGAAAAATTCTACTCCAGGATCCGCTAGACCCGCCCACGCTCTATCAGGTCGGCCAGATACTCCTGAAACGCGAGGAGTACGACCAGGCGGAAAAAGTGCTGAGGCAGGTGGTTCAGCTCTCCCCCTACGACACAGCCGCCCACTACAGCCTGGCCATGAGCCTGCTGCGCGGCGGCAATCGGGACGAGGGACAGAAGGTGATGCAAAGGTTCCTGGGGCTGCGCGAAAGCGGCGGCATGAGCTCCACCGGCACTCAATATGGAGAGCAGGGCAAGTACATGCTGGCCACCGGCGAGTACTCCGAAATCAAGGACCTGCTCCCGCAGCCGCCCTCTGCCGACGCTGAGACGCCCGTCCGATTCTCCGAGGTCGGCCGGGAAGCAGGCCTGACCCTTCAGCAATCTGCCGGCAGGCAAACGGGACGCTCCGACTCAACCCCTCCGGTGAAAGTCGATCCGGCCGATCCGGTTCGCCAGAGGGCCGCCCGCATGGGTTCGGGAGCCGCCTTCGGGGACTACGACGCGGACGGAGACCTGGACCTCTATCTGGCCCGCTGCGGCCCGGACGCAGCCCGATCGGGCGGGTTGCTCTATCGCAACGACGGCCTGGGGCGTTTCGAGGAGGTGAGTCGGCAGGCCGGTATCGACCATCGGGACTGCGGCATGGGCGCCTACTGGGGCGACCTGGACAACGACGGCCACACCGACCTGTTTCTGACCAATTACGGAGCCAACCGACTCTATCGCAATCTCGGGGACGGAACCTTCACGGACGGGACGGCGGCAGCCGGCGTCGCCGGGGGCAACCACTGGCATCTGGCGGCCGCCCTGGCCGACTACGACCATGACGGAGATCTGGATATCTACGTGGGTCGATTCCAGGACGCAGGTTCGTCTGCCGGTCGGAAATCCGGGGACTCTCCGGACAACGCCGCGGCAGGTGGAACCCACCTCTTTCGCAACAACGGCGAGGGAGTATTTACCGACCTGGCCGAGTCGGCCCGGGTGCTTGCGCCCGGGGACCGGCTGTTTTCGGTGGTATTCACCGACTTCGACAACCGGCGGGACGTGGACTTCTGGACTGTAGCGGTTGGCGGGCCCAATCGGCTCTACAGCAACCAGAGGGTGGGCACCTTCCTGGACCTGGGCAAACCCTTGGACCACCTGTCCTCGCTGCCGGCCCACAGCGTCTCCACGGCCGACCTGGACAAGGACGGGCGCATGGATTTCCTGTTGGGTCCCGTGAGTGGTCCGCTCACCTGGGTACGCAACCTGGGGAGGCAGGAATTTCGGGCCGATGAGCTGGCTTTCCCCGGCATCTCCGCCAGGAACCGGAGCTGGACCAGCCATGCCTTCGACTATGACAACGACGGCGACCTGGATGTGCTGGAGGTCCGGGGCCCGGCTCCCGGCGCCTCTCCCAAGGGTTCCGGCCTGGAGCTGTATCGGAACCGGGGAGAGGGCAGTTTCGAGGTCGCTACAGCGGAGTCGGGTCTGGACCGATTTCGGGACCGGGCCTTCCGCAGCGCGACCCTGGGCGACTACGACAACGACGGGGACACCGATCTCCTGTTGACGGTCAACGGCGGCCGCCCGCTGCTGTTACGCAACCAGGGTGGGAACCGGAATCGGTGGGTGAAGATCCGCCTGAAGGGCACCAACAGCAACAAGTCGGGCATTGGAACCAAAGTGGAGGTCAAGTCGGGCACCCTTTGGCAGAAGGTGGAGATCAACGGAGGCAGCGGCTATCTTTCCCAGAGCCCCCCGGAAGTTCTCTTCGGCCTGGGACAGCGCAACTCGGTGGACGCCTTGCGGCTGCTCTGGCCGGGAGGGGTGCTGCAGTCGGAGACGGATCTGCCAGTCAACCGAGTCCGCCTGGTGAACGAGCTGGACCGCAAGGGAACCTCCTGCCCACTGCTCTACACCTGGAACGGCCGCCGCTACCAGTTCGTCACCGACTTCCTGGGTGGTTGCGCCATCGGCTACCTGCTGAGCCCGGGGCGCTACAACACGCCCGACACCGACGAATACATCAGAATCGATTCCTCCCAGCTCAAGGCCCGCGACGGCCGCTACTCGCTGCGAATCAACAACCAGTTGGAGGAAGTGCTCTACATCGACCAGGCCGAACTGCTGGTGCTGGACCACCCCGAGGAGCTGCAGCTCTACCCCAACGAACGGCTCATGCCGGGACCGCCCTACCCCCAATTCAGGATTTATGCGGCCCGGGGAGCCCGGCCGCCCGTCTCCGCCCGGGATCACCAGGGCCGCGACGTCCTCCCACTGATCAGTCGGGTGGACCGAAGATACCCCGACCGGTTTCGCCTCCTGCCCTTCAAGGGATATGCGGAAGAGCACTCCCTCGTCCTGGACCTGGGAGACCTTTCCGATCGGACTCCGGTGACGCTGCTGATGACCGCCTGGATCGACTATGCCGACTCCACCGCCAACTATCAGGCCTCCCAGTCCCAGGCCAGGCTGGTGCCACCCTACCTGCAGGTCAAGGACCAAAAGGGAGACTGGCGGACGGTCATCCCTCAAATGGGGTTCCCGGCCGGTCTGCCCAAGACCATGGTGGTGGATTTGAGCGGCAAGTTTCTCACCGACGACTACCGGGTCCGAATCGTCACCAGCATGCGAATCTACTGGGACCAGATCCTGGTCAACACCTACCCGGAACCGCCGACCCTGCGCCAGCACCGGCTGTCCCCTCAGTCAGCCGACCTCCGTTTTCGCGGATTTCCCCGGGAGTACAGTCCCGACGGCCGCCGCCCCCTGATATACGACTACGGATGGATCCACCCCACGGCGCCCTGGAAGAGCCACATGGGAAACTACACCCGGTTCGGCCCGGTGACGGAGCTGCTCCACGACCGGGACGACCGCTACGTCATCATGAGAAACGGAGATGAAATTCACCTGGACTACGACGCCACCGGCCTGCCTGAACTCCCGCAGGATTGGCAGCGGACCTTCCTGCTCTATGCCGACGGCTTCGGCAAGGACATGGATCCCCACTCGGCCGCCCCCGAATTCGTAACACCGCTTCCCTTTCACGGGATGACGAAGTATCCCTACGGCAAGGCCGAGGGTTATCCCGACACGCCCAGCCACCGCCGCTATCTTCGGGAGTACAACACCCGGCGCGTCTCCTCACCCTATCCTGACCTCCGGCCGGTGCAGCTCTCCCGGGCCGAGTGA
- a CDS encoding CRTAC1 family protein, with protein MTCGSAEGGGPGRPALLVLSLLVLTLLCRQVGLQAGGASKPFPVQFINATLEAGLAFEHNNGAFGKKYLPETMGSGVAFLDYNNDDWQDILLINGKNWPGSQGRRSTMALYLNNKDGTFSDMTRKAGLDLEIYGMGCAAGDYDNDGWVDLYVSALGPDRLFRNQRDGTFRDVTREAGLGNPEFATSVAWLDYDRDGNLDLLVTNYVEWSIETDIRCSLDGVNKSYCTPESYPGVSSRLYRNRGDSTFTDVTRKAGLLDSTSKALGVAVFDADDNGWPDLLLANDTQPNKLYINRKDGTFRDEGISAGVAFSEDGTVRGAMGVDAADYDGSGLPSLVIGNFSNEMLNLYHNEGQGLFVDDAPTSEVGQSSLLTLAFACFFFDFDLDGKLDIFVANGHVENDINKVQRRVKYPQPPHLFHNQGKGFVEVAHRVGSDFVQPRVGRGGAYGDYDNDGDLDLLMTTNGGPAVLWKNESDNPNRYLRVKTVGTSSNRDGIGAKVTVQLANGRLWRRVKSGSSYCSQSELPVTFGLGRSDKILSLEVLWPSGSVDKLTNLAPNQRIVIREGKGLVEK; from the coding sequence ATGACATGCGGTAGCGCTGAAGGCGGCGGGCCAGGACGCCCCGCCCTGCTCGTCCTGTCCCTGTTGGTGCTGACCCTGCTCTGCCGGCAGGTAGGGCTGCAGGCCGGCGGCGCCTCCAAGCCCTTCCCGGTGCAGTTCATCAACGCCACCCTCGAGGCAGGGCTGGCCTTTGAGCACAACAACGGCGCCTTCGGGAAAAAGTACCTCCCTGAAACCATGGGTTCGGGAGTTGCCTTCCTGGACTACAACAACGACGACTGGCAGGACATTCTGCTGATCAACGGCAAGAACTGGCCCGGGAGCCAAGGCCGCCGTTCCACCATGGCCCTCTACCTCAACAACAAGGACGGGACCTTCAGCGACATGACCCGCAAGGCCGGGCTCGATCTTGAGATCTACGGAATGGGCTGCGCTGCCGGCGACTACGACAACGACGGCTGGGTGGATCTGTACGTGAGCGCCCTGGGCCCCGATAGACTCTTTCGCAATCAAAGAGACGGCACCTTCCGGGATGTCACCCGCGAGGCCGGATTGGGGAATCCCGAGTTCGCCACCAGCGTGGCCTGGTTGGACTATGACCGGGACGGCAACCTGGACCTGCTCGTCACCAACTACGTGGAGTGGTCCATCGAAACCGACATCCGCTGCAGCCTGGACGGCGTCAACAAGTCCTACTGCACCCCCGAGTCCTATCCCGGTGTTTCCTCCCGGCTCTACCGGAACCGGGGCGACAGCACCTTTACCGACGTCACCCGCAAGGCCGGACTGCTGGACTCCACCAGCAAGGCACTGGGCGTGGCGGTCTTCGACGCCGACGACAACGGCTGGCCGGACCTGTTGCTGGCCAACGATACTCAACCCAACAAGCTCTACATCAACCGGAAAGACGGCACCTTCAGGGACGAGGGAATCTCGGCCGGCGTGGCCTTCAGCGAGGACGGGACCGTTCGGGGGGCCATGGGGGTGGACGCGGCCGACTACGACGGATCGGGACTGCCCAGTCTGGTTATCGGCAACTTTTCCAACGAGATGCTGAATCTCTACCACAACGAAGGCCAGGGGCTGTTCGTGGACGACGCTCCCACCTCCGAGGTGGGGCAGTCAAGCCTGCTGACGCTGGCCTTTGCCTGTTTCTTCTTTGACTTCGACCTGGACGGCAAGCTGGACATTTTCGTCGCCAACGGCCATGTGGAGAACGACATCAACAAGGTTCAGCGGCGGGTAAAATACCCCCAGCCGCCCCACCTGTTCCACAATCAGGGCAAGGGATTCGTCGAGGTTGCTCATCGGGTGGGATCTGACTTCGTGCAGCCCCGAGTAGGGCGCGGCGGCGCTTACGGGGATTATGACAACGATGGCGACCTGGACCTGTTGATGACCACCAACGGCGGCCCGGCAGTGCTCTGGAAAAACGAGAGTGACAACCCCAACCGCTACTTGCGGGTCAAGACGGTGGGAACCTCCAGCAACCGGGACGGCATCGGGGCCAAGGTGACCGTCCAGCTTGCCAACGGCCGACTGTGGCGTCGGGTCAAGAGCGGCAGCAGCTATTGCTCCCAGAGCGAACTCCCGGTGACCTTCGGCCTGGGCCGTTCGGACAAGATTCTCTCACTCGAGGTTCTCTGGCCCAGCGGGTCGGTGGACAAGCTGACCAATCTCGCCCCCAATCAGCGAATCGTGATTCGGGAAGGCAAGGGACTGGTCGAGAAATAA